A window of the Nitrosopumilus ureiphilus genome harbors these coding sequences:
- a CDS encoding aspartate ammonia-lyase, protein MKFRLDQDSLGKVKIPSDAYYGAFTGRAIKQYHVTGNKSHENLIKSFVMIKRSAAVANMKTKAIDAKRGKAIVSACDKILSGKYVDQFVVDMINSGAGTAFNMNSNEVIANIALEVLHKKKGQYEFLHPNDHVNMSQSSNDTYPTAMHVAILMNLKETIRAIDILIKSLSKKAKQFSSFKKIGRTHLMDALPVTLGSEFAAYVTSITKARNEIISSQKELQNIALGGTAVGSGANTPKGYRKIAISELSKISKLALKPEKDMQYGLQSKFAVANASSALRNLALEIGKLANDIRLMASGPIAGLAELGIPAVHAGSSIMPGKVNPSLAECMNMVCFNIIGNDTAVSYAAQSGQFELNVMLPGMLKCMLESTDMLKNFLPIFSVNLIDGLSANKEKLRADIENSPVIVTLLTPKIGYLKSAELFKESLKTGKTIRELVVSKKLMSNKEIDSLFG, encoded by the coding sequence ATGAAATTTAGACTAGATCAAGATTCACTTGGAAAAGTCAAAATCCCATCTGATGCATATTATGGAGCATTTACAGGAAGAGCAATCAAGCAATATCATGTTACGGGAAATAAAAGCCACGAGAATTTGATAAAGTCATTTGTAATGATAAAGCGCTCGGCAGCAGTTGCAAATATGAAGACTAAGGCCATAGATGCAAAGCGAGGAAAGGCCATAGTTTCAGCATGTGACAAAATATTGTCTGGAAAGTATGTGGATCAATTTGTAGTCGATATGATCAATTCTGGAGCAGGTACTGCATTTAACATGAATTCTAATGAAGTCATTGCAAATATCGCACTCGAAGTATTACACAAAAAGAAAGGACAGTACGAGTTCCTACATCCAAATGATCATGTGAACATGTCACAATCAAGTAACGATACTTATCCTACTGCAATGCATGTTGCAATTTTGATGAACTTAAAAGAAACAATTCGAGCAATTGACATTTTAATTAAATCATTATCAAAAAAGGCAAAACAATTTTCATCATTTAAGAAAATTGGAAGAACACACCTTATGGATGCATTACCAGTTACATTGGGAAGTGAATTTGCAGCTTATGTAACATCAATTACTAAAGCAAGAAATGAAATTATTTCTTCACAAAAAGAATTACAAAATATTGCATTAGGCGGAACAGCTGTTGGTTCAGGTGCAAATACTCCTAAAGGATATAGAAAGATTGCAATATCAGAACTTTCAAAAATTTCAAAACTTGCATTAAAACCAGAAAAGGATATGCAGTATGGTTTGCAAAGTAAATTCGCAGTTGCAAATGCATCAAGTGCTTTAAGAAACTTGGCATTGGAAATTGGAAAACTTGCAAATGACATAAGACTCATGGCATCAGGTCCAATTGCAGGATTGGCAGAACTTGGAATTCCCGCAGTTCATGCAGGTTCGTCAATCATGCCTGGAAAAGTGAATCCATCTTTGGCTGAATGCATGAACATGGTTTGTTTTAACATAATTGGAAATGATACAGCAGTATCTTATGCAGCACAAAGTGGACAGTTTGAACTAAATGTTATGTTACCTGGAATGCTAAAATGCATGTTAGAGTCAACGGACATGCTGAAAAATTTCTTGCCAATATTTTCTGTAAATCTAATTGATGGACTTAGTGCGAACAAAGAAAAACTACGTGCAGATATTGAGAATAGTCCGGTGATTGTTACATTGCTAACTCCAAAAATTGGATATCTAAAATCTGCAGAACTTTTCAAAGAATCACTGAAAACAGGAAAAACTATCAGAGAACTTGTTGTTTCAAAGAAACTAATGAGTAACAAAGAGATTGATTCTCTTTTCGGATAG
- a CDS encoding tRNA (N(6)-L-threonylcarbamoyladenosine(37)-C(2))-methylthiotransferase has product MAKIFVEAYGCSASFGDSEMISGLIQNSGHTLVENSAESDLNIVVTCSVKDATANKMIHRIKSLKSKPLIVAGCLPKAEQTNVEKFADKASLLGPNSLGKTLQIINSTLNGRKQIALEDSDLSKIGLPKVRLNPAVGIVEIASGCMSECTFCQTKLSKGDLSSYRLGDIVRQVQTEIKDGCKEVWLTSTDNGCYGFDIGTDLPSLINTVVEIPDDFMVRVGMMNPMYMPRIKDKLIESYDNDKVFKFIHIPVQSGSDKVLHDMKRGHTAGTFREIVKKARERFSQFTISTDIIVGFPSETEEDFQKTVSLLDETKPDVVNLSRYSARPGTDAAQWKQLDAAEVKRRSKLVFEQISKLSIESNKKWIGWKGIVLFDEITDEGVKGRNFAYKPVSVVDQVNIGESHIVEIIDASVKRLVGKIAS; this is encoded by the coding sequence ATGGCAAAAATTTTCGTAGAAGCTTACGGATGTTCTGCAAGCTTTGGAGACTCTGAGATGATTTCAGGATTGATACAAAATAGTGGACACACGCTAGTAGAGAATTCTGCAGAATCAGATCTCAACATAGTAGTGACATGTTCTGTCAAGGATGCTACTGCAAATAAAATGATTCATAGAATAAAATCATTAAAATCAAAACCACTAATTGTTGCAGGATGCCTTCCAAAAGCTGAGCAAACTAATGTTGAAAAATTTGCAGATAAAGCCAGTCTTTTAGGACCTAATTCACTAGGAAAAACACTTCAGATAATTAATTCAACATTAAATGGAAGAAAGCAAATTGCGTTAGAAGATTCAGATTTATCAAAAATCGGACTTCCCAAAGTCAGACTAAATCCAGCAGTTGGAATTGTAGAGATTGCAAGTGGATGTATGAGTGAATGTACATTTTGTCAAACCAAATTATCCAAGGGTGATCTTTCAAGTTATAGACTGGGAGATATTGTAAGACAAGTCCAAACAGAAATCAAAGATGGATGTAAAGAAGTATGGTTAACATCTACAGATAATGGATGTTATGGATTTGACATTGGGACAGACTTACCATCATTAATCAATACAGTTGTAGAGATTCCAGATGATTTTATGGTAAGGGTGGGCATGATGAATCCAATGTACATGCCAAGAATAAAAGACAAATTAATTGAATCTTATGATAATGACAAAGTCTTCAAATTCATTCACATTCCAGTACAAAGTGGAAGTGATAAAGTTCTCCACGATATGAAACGAGGTCACACAGCAGGAACTTTTAGAGAAATAGTAAAAAAAGCTAGAGAGAGATTTAGTCAATTTACTATTTCAACAGACATCATAGTTGGATTCCCTTCAGAAACTGAAGAAGATTTTCAGAAAACAGTTTCTTTGCTGGATGAAACAAAGCCAGATGTTGTAAATTTATCCAGATACAGTGCCAGACCAGGTACAGATGCAGCCCAGTGGAAACAATTGGATGCAGCGGAAGTTAAACGAAGAAGCAAGCTAGTTTTTGAGCAGATCAGTAAATTATCAATAGAGTCCAACAAAAAATGGATCGGCTGGAAAGGAATAGTTCTATTTGATGAAATTACAGACGAGGGTGTTAAAGGCAGAAACTTTGCTTACAAGCCTGTATCAGTTGTAGACCAAGTAAACATTGGTGAATCACATATAGTTGAAATCATAGATGCCTCTGTAAAGAGACTTGTTGGAAAGATCGCAAGCTAA
- a CDS encoding cell division protein FtsZ, whose product MSFQVKEPILVIGVGGVGSKLAIKAKDSLNSDYLLISNDEKDFSAENPSIHVSTKGVINPSVQLIRGSTYNVSDEIQSKIARYSTVILMSNLAGKAGSAIAPVVSEMCKDKGLVSFAIMPFKYEKDRIFNSGVSLKRIRENSECTVVLDNDSLLESNPDLSPKTCYDIANSAIIHVVESLGSSEISNETNILTTSKDGQNIEDSLRDSLKMLYGNAPPNSVKRSMLYVVGGNNIPVGIINSITNLTSGILNDSNSQIDMGSTSDESKVVMLSSIQGMTKFDNYDPLGMIPQEDTLDWSTPDCSIDCKLDLYQLE is encoded by the coding sequence ATGAGTTTTCAAGTAAAAGAACCAATTTTGGTAATAGGCGTGGGTGGGGTAGGCTCAAAATTAGCAATTAAAGCAAAAGATTCTCTTAATTCAGATTATTTACTAATCAGTAATGATGAAAAAGATTTCTCTGCAGAAAATCCATCGATTCATGTTTCTACAAAGGGAGTAATCAATCCATCTGTTCAATTAATCAGAGGCTCAACTTACAATGTATCAGATGAAATTCAATCAAAGATTGCCAGATATTCCACAGTTATTCTAATGAGTAACTTGGCAGGCAAAGCAGGCTCAGCTATTGCCCCTGTTGTGTCAGAAATGTGTAAAGATAAAGGACTTGTTTCATTTGCAATTATGCCTTTCAAATATGAAAAAGACAGAATTTTCAATTCAGGCGTATCTCTAAAAAGAATCAGAGAAAACTCAGAATGTACCGTTGTATTAGATAATGACTCATTACTTGAAAGTAATCCAGATTTGAGTCCAAAAACATGCTACGATATTGCAAATTCAGCAATTATACATGTAGTAGAATCACTAGGCTCATCAGAAATATCTAATGAAACAAACATTCTCACAACAAGTAAAGATGGACAAAATATTGAAGACTCCTTAAGAGATTCACTAAAAATGCTATATGGTAATGCCCCACCAAATTCAGTTAAACGCTCTATGTTGTATGTAGTTGGAGGTAACAACATCCCGGTAGGAATAATAAATTCAATTACTAACCTTACAAGTGGAATTCTAAACGATAGTAACTCACAGATAGATATGGGTTCAACTTCGGATGAATCTAAAGTCGTAATGTTGTCATCAATTCAAGGAATGACAAAATTTGATAACTATGATCCTCTTGGAATGATTCCACAGGAAGACACACTTGATTGGTCTACCCCAGATTGCAGTATTGATTGCAAACTAGATTTGTACCAATTAGAGTGA
- a CDS encoding RNA-guided endonuclease InsQ/TnpB family protein — protein MVLTRNYKFRLYPNVIQEKKLQNNLAVCRWIYNHFVDLTQNGFITRNDCNYILTEIKQQESWLYQYHSKMLQSVSAQINGAQKALIEKSKQRHKTGSLRFCKYHDYRTFTYSQSGFKLERKGTTDLLYLSKIGDMEIRHHREIPYNANIKQVIVTKSKSGKWFACVTVDITEPLIGIPKISFKNSVGIDVGIKSFVHDSNGFQTPNPKNLQKMLKPLKRIQRKVSRRKKGSNNRLKAVLHMQRIHEKIANMRKDFQHKISTQYAKNNDVVFVEKLQLTNMVKNHRLAQSIADASWGAFIQKLEYKCKMLVKVDPRNTTIDCSRCGNKVPKSLAVRTHRCNVCNLVLDRDHNASLNILNRGLNMSTGVDYKLPQELREVTLAESAMHSMKQEEATQLVGW, from the coding sequence ATGGTATTAACTAGAAACTACAAATTCAGACTATACCCAAATGTCATCCAAGAGAAAAAACTACAAAACAACCTTGCAGTGTGCAGATGGATCTATAATCACTTTGTGGATCTGACACAAAACGGATTCATTACAAGAAATGACTGCAATTACATACTTACTGAAATCAAACAACAAGAGTCTTGGCTGTACCAGTATCATTCTAAAATGCTCCAGTCAGTATCTGCACAGATTAATGGAGCCCAAAAGGCACTGATTGAAAAATCCAAACAAAGACACAAGACAGGATCTTTGAGATTTTGTAAATATCACGACTATAGAACATTCACATATTCTCAGAGCGGATTCAAGCTTGAGAGGAAAGGAACAACTGATTTGCTGTACCTCTCAAAGATTGGAGATATGGAAATCAGACACCACAGGGAAATTCCATACAATGCAAACATAAAACAAGTAATAGTTACAAAGTCAAAGTCTGGAAAATGGTTTGCATGTGTTACTGTGGATATAACAGAACCGCTAATTGGAATACCAAAGATATCGTTTAAAAATTCAGTTGGAATTGATGTCGGAATCAAATCGTTTGTGCATGATTCAAACGGTTTCCAGACTCCAAACCCTAAAAATCTGCAAAAGATGCTAAAACCACTAAAGAGAATCCAGAGAAAGGTTAGCAGAAGAAAGAAGGGATCTAACAACAGACTCAAGGCTGTTTTACACATGCAAAGGATTCATGAAAAGATAGCAAACATGAGAAAGGATTTTCAGCACAAGATATCAACACAGTATGCCAAGAACAATGATGTCGTGTTTGTTGAAAAACTACAGCTAACAAACATGGTAAAGAATCACAGACTGGCTCAAAGCATAGCAGATGCAAGCTGGGGAGCTTTCATACAAAAATTAGAGTACAAATGCAAGATGCTAGTAAAGGTTGATCCTAGAAACACTACTATTGACTGCTCACGTTGTGGCAACAAAGTACCAAAGAGTTTGGCAGTCAGAACTCATAGATGTAATGTTTGTAATTTGGTCCTGGATAGAGATCACAACGCATCACTTAACATCCTAAACAGGGGATTGAACATGTCGACTGGAGTCGACTATAAACTACCGCAGGAACTGCGGGAAGTAACGCTTGCGGAGAGTGCAATGCATTCAATGAAGCAAGAAGAGGCCACCCAACTTGTTGGGTGGTAG
- a CDS encoding 50S ribosomal protein L31e, which produces MSQELERVYTINLGKALLSQSQHRAVRAINMIKEFARHHMKVEQIKIEEELAHQIWAKGVRSPPRKIRVRMSKTDEGYVLVSPYADEVESSVTPEKETKKVPDKVAEPAKEVKEAPAKEVKEAPAKEVKEAPAKEVKEAPAKEVKEAPAKEVKEAPAKEVKEAPAKEVKEAPAKEVKEAPAKEVKEAPAKEVKEAPAKEVKKESKE; this is translated from the coding sequence ATGTCTCAAGAATTAGAACGCGTTTATACAATTAATTTAGGTAAAGCTTTACTTTCACAGTCTCAACACAGAGCTGTTAGAGCAATCAACATGATCAAAGAATTTGCTCGTCATCATATGAAAGTAGAACAAATCAAAATTGAGGAAGAACTGGCTCATCAGATTTGGGCAAAAGGTGTTAGAAGTCCTCCAAGAAAAATTAGAGTTAGAATGAGTAAAACCGATGAAGGATATGTTCTTGTTTCCCCATATGCCGATGAAGTAGAATCTTCAGTAACTCCTGAAAAAGAAACTAAAAAAGTTCCAGATAAAGTAGCAGAACCAGCTAAAGAAGTAAAAGAAGCACCAGCTAAAGAAGTAAAAGAAGCACCAGCTAAAGAAGTAAAAGAAGCACCAGCTAAAGAAGTAAAAGAAGCACCAGCTAAAGAAGTAAAAGAAGCACCAGCTAAAGAAGTAAAAGAAGCACCAGCTAAAGAAGTAAAAGAAGCACCAGCTAAAGAAGTAAAAGAAGCACCAGCTAAAGAAGTAAAAGAAGCACCAGCTAAAGAAGTAAAAGAAGCACCAGCTAAAGAAGTAAAAGAAGCACCAGCTAAAGAAGTAAAGAAAGAATCAAAAGAATAA
- a CDS encoding 50S ribosomal protein L39e, translating to MAARKSSPRKIRLLKKTKQASPVPAWIILKTKRSVRTNPKRRAWRSTDVEVG from the coding sequence ATGGCTGCACGTAAGTCATCTCCAAGAAAAATCCGTCTTCTAAAAAAGACAAAACAAGCATCACCTGTACCAGCTTGGATTATTCTCAAAACAAAGAGAAGTGTTAGAACAAATCCAAAACGTAGAGCTTGGAGATCAACTGATGTGGAGGTAGGATAG
- a CDS encoding NUDIX hydrolase — MNLDELKSVLSKPVNPKIDYDENYRLASVLVVIYGKEPIIVMTEKPKHMKFHACEISFPGGKSEDDDSDLLHTALRETSEEIGLEISREQVIGQLEPVVTLNSGFLILPFISIIDQIPPLLPNHEVEKIFHIPFEPFLHTMAKDPDPSHNIIQEMYTFEYQNQIVWGASARILKQIRNLLKF; from the coding sequence ATGAATTTAGATGAACTAAAATCTGTACTCTCCAAACCTGTAAATCCAAAAATTGATTATGATGAAAATTATCGATTGGCATCAGTACTTGTTGTAATTTATGGAAAAGAACCAATAATTGTAATGACTGAAAAGCCTAAACATATGAAATTTCATGCATGTGAAATCTCATTCCCTGGAGGTAAATCAGAAGATGATGATTCCGATCTTCTTCATACTGCATTGCGTGAAACTAGTGAGGAGATTGGACTGGAAATTTCACGAGAGCAGGTAATTGGTCAACTTGAACCTGTTGTGACTTTGAATTCTGGATTTTTAATTTTACCGTTTATTTCAATCATTGACCAGATTCCACCTCTATTGCCTAATCATGAAGTTGAAAAAATTTTTCATATTCCATTTGAACCATTTTTGCATACTATGGCTAAAGATCCAGATCCTTCACATAATATCATACAAGAAATGTATACGTTTGAGTATCAAAATCAAATAGTCTGGGGAGCATCTGCAAGAATTCTCAAGCAGATTCGAAATCTCCTCAAATTTTGA
- a CDS encoding 5,10-methenyltetrahydrofolate synthetase: protein MTIRYEANPPKILPDVDTNESILKFIEKIKIISKKCDAIHLTENVLGFQRVSPIEVGKIIRKEIPDLPITVSLRVRDKNENEISEFVENCIAIGFSGILVLMGDPSQSGKKDSGQIPSDIVKKLREQGLDSKIDLYLSISNKPNFSKIGKKLESKPKGFMTQVVQNIEQVQNLSDRLKGFLVIPIILFPSEKNEKSAKFLNLDLASYGQGFEEFVKKIHDVTGDVLITSPSDFNGLNEFLERFSN, encoded by the coding sequence ATGACAATCAGATACGAAGCAAATCCGCCAAAAATTTTACCTGATGTAGATACAAATGAATCCATTCTAAAATTTATAGAAAAAATAAAAATTATTTCAAAAAAATGTGATGCAATTCATCTTACTGAGAATGTATTAGGATTTCAACGAGTATCACCAATAGAGGTTGGGAAAATTATTAGGAAAGAAATTCCAGATTTACCAATTACAGTCAGTCTTAGAGTTAGAGACAAAAATGAAAATGAAATCTCAGAGTTTGTAGAAAATTGCATTGCAATTGGTTTTTCAGGAATTCTCGTTCTAATGGGAGATCCATCACAGTCAGGAAAGAAGGATTCAGGTCAAATTCCAAGTGATATTGTCAAGAAGTTAAGAGAACAAGGACTAGATTCAAAAATTGATTTGTATCTTTCTATTTCAAACAAACCAAATTTTTCCAAAATTGGAAAAAAATTAGAATCAAAACCCAAAGGATTCATGACTCAGGTAGTTCAAAACATAGAGCAGGTTCAAAATTTATCAGACCGCCTTAAGGGATTTTTAGTGATTCCAATCATATTGTTTCCTTCTGAAAAAAATGAAAAATCTGCAAAATTTTTGAATTTAGATTTAGCGTCATATGGCCAAGGATTTGAGGAATTTGTAAAAAAAATTCACGATGTTACAGGAGACGTATTGATTACATCTCCCAGTGATTTTAATGGCTTGAATGAGTTTTTAGAAAGATTTTCTAATTAA
- a CDS encoding dihydropteroate synthase, which produces MTIPRVSSALKAVELKQLPAPLIIGERINTQGSRKAKQLVLADDFDGLVDLARMQVEDGAHCLDVCVATTERSDERNFMLNLVKRLSLEIDAPLVIDSTDPEVIEAAVTQIPGRPIINSINLEGDGSRFVKLAPLMAKYGLPAIALCIGPKGMAKTPQEKLETAELLYETGKKYGLKIEQFIFDVLTFTLATGEDEFLDAGKNTLEGIRLVKEKFPNSFTTLGLSNISFGLTPYARKILNSVFLYHAVKTGLDTAIVNAKEIIPYGEIDEKEKKLAEDLIFNTYPNALSDLITYFEKTGKQGITASKKVDVDPSWPPGKRANFRIVNRLKDGIQNDVVSAIAEKLGKNEIIKNNDGVLSLDVAQEITHDGAIRTLNEDLLPAMKEVGDKFGAGELILPFVLKSAECMKAAVGELEKYLVKKEGSSKGKLVLGTVYGDVHDIGKNLVKTIFQNNGYSVYDLGKQVPLQKFLEKIDEVNPDAIGLSALLVSTSKQMKFFVEHARKNKMNVPILCGGAAINSNYINRIAKEDGIYEPGVFYCNTMFEGLKTMDILISDQKPKLLSEWKQNLENWKDKSTAPIDPTTLPKSAIKPVVPPTPQIIGEPIRLKLDQIKMDEVWSMIDKRSLFKLSWGLRGKAGSESEADHEQLLTEWKIRIIREKLFEPEIVYGYFRCRNKDGKLLVENPSGENVEFDFPRSTKPEHLCLTDYFGEDDIAAFQSVTVGNKVAEIIEQWNNEDKYTDAYYLHGLAVEVAEALAEWVNQKIKSELNLEKGGLRYSWGFPSCPDVSQHHLVWKLLEPEKSGMTLTESGQIIPEQSTAAIVVHHPNAQYFVL; this is translated from the coding sequence TTGACAATTCCTAGAGTAAGTTCTGCATTAAAGGCAGTAGAACTAAAACAACTCCCAGCACCACTAATAATTGGTGAAAGAATTAACACTCAGGGTTCTCGAAAAGCAAAACAACTTGTTCTAGCAGATGATTTTGACGGATTGGTGGATTTGGCAAGAATGCAAGTTGAAGATGGTGCTCATTGCCTTGATGTCTGTGTTGCAACTACAGAACGCTCTGATGAACGTAACTTTATGCTAAATCTTGTAAAAAGATTAAGCTTAGAAATTGATGCACCGCTTGTAATTGATTCTACAGATCCTGAAGTAATTGAAGCTGCAGTTACTCAAATTCCTGGTAGGCCAATAATTAATTCGATTAATCTTGAAGGTGATGGTAGTAGATTCGTAAAATTAGCGCCACTGATGGCAAAATACGGTTTACCTGCAATTGCATTGTGTATTGGTCCTAAAGGAATGGCAAAAACCCCTCAAGAAAAACTAGAAACTGCTGAACTTCTCTATGAAACTGGAAAAAAATATGGATTAAAAATTGAGCAGTTTATTTTTGATGTTCTAACATTTACTTTGGCAACAGGTGAAGATGAATTTCTGGATGCTGGAAAAAATACTCTGGAGGGAATCCGTCTAGTTAAAGAAAAATTCCCAAATTCCTTTACTACATTGGGTCTTAGTAACATTAGCTTTGGACTAACTCCTTATGCTAGAAAAATACTAAATTCTGTATTTTTATATCATGCAGTTAAAACTGGACTAGATACTGCAATTGTTAACGCAAAAGAGATTATTCCTTATGGTGAAATTGATGAGAAAGAAAAAAAATTAGCAGAGGATCTAATCTTTAACACTTATCCCAATGCTCTATCTGATTTGATAACTTATTTTGAAAAAACAGGAAAACAAGGAATTACTGCTTCAAAAAAAGTTGATGTTGATCCTTCTTGGCCTCCTGGAAAACGAGCAAACTTTAGGATTGTAAACAGACTCAAAGATGGAATTCAAAATGATGTTGTTTCTGCAATTGCCGAAAAACTTGGAAAGAATGAAATCATCAAGAATAATGATGGTGTTTTATCATTAGATGTTGCACAAGAAATTACTCATGATGGTGCAATTAGAACTCTAAATGAAGATCTTCTTCCTGCAATGAAAGAAGTTGGTGACAAATTTGGTGCAGGCGAACTAATCTTACCCTTTGTTCTCAAATCTGCAGAATGTATGAAGGCAGCTGTTGGAGAACTTGAAAAATATTTGGTAAAGAAAGAGGGATCAAGTAAAGGTAAACTTGTTTTGGGAACTGTTTATGGTGATGTGCATGATATTGGAAAGAACCTTGTAAAGACAATCTTTCAAAATAATGGTTATTCAGTATATGATTTGGGAAAACAAGTGCCATTACAAAAGTTTCTAGAAAAAATCGATGAAGTAAATCCTGATGCAATAGGTCTGTCTGCGCTATTAGTTTCCACATCAAAACAAATGAAGTTTTTTGTAGAGCATGCAAGAAAAAATAAAATGAATGTGCCAATACTTTGTGGCGGAGCTGCAATTAACAGCAACTACATAAACAGAATTGCAAAAGAAGATGGAATTTATGAACCTGGTGTATTTTATTGCAATACTATGTTTGAAGGTCTCAAGACAATGGATATTCTAATTTCTGATCAAAAACCAAAACTATTGTCTGAATGGAAGCAAAATTTAGAAAATTGGAAAGACAAATCCACTGCACCCATAGATCCTACAACTCTTCCTAAAAGTGCGATTAAGCCTGTTGTTCCTCCAACGCCCCAAATTATTGGAGAGCCTATTCGCCTAAAATTAGACCAAATCAAAATGGATGAGGTTTGGTCAATGATTGACAAAAGATCTCTCTTCAAATTATCTTGGGGACTAAGGGGAAAAGCTGGTTCTGAATCCGAGGCAGATCATGAACAATTACTTACAGAATGGAAAATTAGAATAATTCGAGAAAAACTCTTTGAACCGGAGATTGTTTACGGTTATTTTAGATGCCGTAACAAAGACGGAAAATTATTAGTTGAGAATCCTTCTGGTGAAAATGTTGAATTTGATTTTCCTCGCTCTACAAAACCTGAGCATCTATGTTTGACTGATTATTTTGGTGAGGATGATATCGCAGCATTTCAGTCTGTAACTGTAGGAAATAAAGTGGCAGAAATTATCGAACAATGGAACAATGAAGACAAGTATACTGATGCCTACTATCTCCATGGATTAGCAGTTGAAGTAGCCGAAGCTTTAGCTGAATGGGTAAATCAAAAAATAAAATCTGAATTAAATTTAGAAAAGGGAGGATTGCGATATAGTTGGGGTTTTCCTAGCTGTCCTGATGTCTCACAACATCATCTAGTATGGAAACTTTTAGAACCTGAAAAATCTGGAATGACATTGACTGAATCTGGCCAAATTATTCCTGAACAATCCACAGCGGCAATTGTAGTTCATCATCCCAACGCACAATATTTTGTGCTTTAA
- a CDS encoding homocysteine S-methyltransferase family protein, giving the protein MSEKEPFLNALQKKILLFDGAMGTEIQKYDPKPEDFPNNQDGFNDGLVITHPEWIKQIHRNYLAAGSDCIETNSFGSNKIKLDEYGFGDQTIEFNKKIAKLACEVCEEYSDKPRYVIGSMGPTGYLPSSNDPDLGQKPLDEIREAFELQAEGLILGGVDALLIETSQDILEVKLVIEACHNAIKKTGKKVPIIANTTLDQYGKMLLGTNIQSAYTTVSDMGIDVFGLNCSTGPIEMNPSVQWLDEQNEHNILVVPNAGMPENEGGQAVYKMTPDKMGKALGDFLNQYSKVRIIGGCCGTNPEHIRALRKVIDEKANSVEG; this is encoded by the coding sequence TTGTCTGAAAAAGAACCATTTCTGAATGCACTGCAAAAAAAAATATTGCTTTTTGATGGTGCAATGGGAACTGAGATTCAAAAATATGATCCAAAACCTGAAGACTTTCCAAATAATCAAGATGGATTCAATGACGGTTTAGTTATTACACATCCCGAATGGATTAAACAGATTCATAGAAATTATTTGGCTGCAGGTTCTGATTGTATTGAAACAAACTCTTTTGGTTCAAATAAAATAAAACTAGATGAATATGGTTTTGGTGATCAGACAATTGAATTTAACAAAAAAATTGCAAAACTCGCATGTGAAGTATGTGAAGAATATTCTGACAAACCACGTTATGTGATTGGTTCTATGGGGCCAACAGGTTATCTTCCAAGTTCAAATGACCCTGATTTAGGTCAAAAACCTCTTGATGAAATAAGAGAAGCATTTGAGTTACAAGCTGAAGGATTGATTCTTGGCGGTGTTGATGCATTACTCATTGAAACAAGTCAAGATATTCTTGAAGTAAAATTAGTAATTGAAGCATGTCACAATGCAATAAAAAAGACTGGCAAAAAAGTTCCAATAATAGCTAACACGACTTTAGATCAATATGGAAAAATGCTGCTTGGTACAAACATCCAATCTGCATATACCACAGTTTCTGATATGGGCATTGATGTATTTGGATTGAATTGCTCAACTGGCCCAATTGAGATGAATCCCAGTGTGCAGTGGCTTGATGAGCAAAATGAACACAACATACTGGTAGTTCCAAATGCCGGAATGCCTGAAAATGAAGGTGGACAAGCAGTTTACAAAATGACTCCTGATAAAATGGGCAAAGCACTAGGCGATTTTCTTAATCAATACAGCAAAGTACGAATTATTGGAGGTTGTTGCGGTACAAATCCTGAACATATTCGAGCACTAAGAAAAGTAATTGACGAAAAAGCCAACTCTGTCGAGGGTTAA